The following coding sequences are from one Haliotis asinina isolate JCU_RB_2024 chromosome 3, JCU_Hal_asi_v2, whole genome shotgun sequence window:
- the LOC137276834 gene encoding cholecystokinin receptor type A-like, which produces MFQLPLHMMENISFQNDTETFLHDYDDRYALQVLPAILFLAVLMLLGSLGNSLVCYVYSAKFKPRTTNRYIIALAIFDLINCGICIPHEIADMRHKYTLARYGLCKVMRVIMAFTTYASGSILLAVAVDRYRKLCRPFQRQPTWLDAKVTITMCSVMSLIVALPAAVIFGEMTVATDNININGSDCSIADDYRGTPYVSIYTGAQFFLFVAVMVCLVVLYSLIWRQVDRRKTFLNKNRARQNPEQQIHKPVVSFSVQSDDVENTCVTSESETRPSTDKQSSHGLGGCETDEEMSSPKVTSTVLIPPADTHAASTPITNPSSGSKLSQKTLFMMFLITLVFVLSFLPHLSLMAARHASKETFAGIQGVGRMLYSLFLRSYFINSVANPIIYGFCNVYFRREVRLLWRKVICYATGTVSEGSLR; this is translated from the coding sequence ATGTTCCAGCTGCCTCTGCACATGATGGAGAACATCAGTTTCCAGAACGACACTGAGACTTTCCTTCATGATTATGATGATCGTTACGCCCTCCAGGTTCTGCCCGCCATCTTGTTTCTTGCTGTTCTGATGTTGTTAGGTTCCTTGGGGAATTCTCTTGTCTGTTATGTGTACAGTGCCAAGTTCAAACCAAGGACCACCAATAGATATATAATAGCCCTGGCAATATTTGACCTTATCAACTGTGGTATATGCATACCTCATGAAATAGCTGACATGAGACATAAATACACACTAGCACGCTACGGCCTGTGCAAAGTCATGCGAGTAATCATGGCATTTACAACGTATGCTTCTGGGTCCATTCTCCTAGCTGTAGCAGTGGACAGGTACAGGAAACTTTGTCGACCTTTTCAAAGACAGCCAACATGGTTAGATGCTAAAGTCACAATCACTATGTGTTCAGTCATGTCCTTGATTGTCGCCTTACCGGCAGCCGTTATCTTTGGTGAAATGACAGTGGCAAcagacaacatcaacatcaacggTTCAGATTGTTCGATAGCAGACGACTACAGAGGGACGCCATATGTTAGCATCTATACTGGTGCTCAGTTCTTTCTTTTCGTGGCTGTAATGGTGTGCCTAGTTGTCCTCTATAGTCTAATATGGAGGCAGGTTGATAGACGTAAGACATTCCTCAACAAGAACAGAGCCAGGCAGAACCCAGAGCAGCAGATACACAAACCTGTTGTGTCTTTTAGTGTCCAGTCTGATGATGTTGAAAACACGTGTGTAACATCTGAATCAGAAACGAGGCCATCAACCGACAAACAGAGTAGCCATGGTCTAGGAGGTTGTGAAACAGATGAAGAAATGAGTTCCCCGAAAGTCACCTCTACCGTCTTGATCCCACCAGCAGATACACATGCTGCTAGCACGCCAATTACAAATCCTTCGTCAGGAAGCAAGCTGTCACAAAAGACACTGTTTATGATGTTTCTGATCACCCTTGTATTTGTACTCAGCTTTCTTCCTCACCTGAGTTTAATGGCGGCCAGACATGCCTCTAAGGAAACATTTGCAGGCATTCAAGGAGTTGGGCGGATGCTGTACAGTTTGTTCTTGAGGTCGTATTTCATCAACAGTGTCGCCAATCCGATCATATACGGCTTTTGTAATGTGTATTTCCGACGGGAAGTTAGACTCCTTTGGAGAAAAGTTATATGTTATGCCACAGGTACGGTATCTGAGGGCTCGCTAcgttga